In Curtobacterium sp. L6-1, a genomic segment contains:
- the alaS gene encoding alanine--tRNA ligase translates to MQTAEIRRRWLQFFGDRGHTVVPSASLVSDDPSLLFTVAGMVPFIPYLTGLIPAPYPRATSVQKCIRTNDIDEVGKTPRHGTFFQMNGNFSFGDYFKEQAIQYAWEFLTNAESDGGLGFSADDLWVTVYEEDDEAIAFWKRHSSLPDDRIQKLGKDTNYWSTGQPGPAGPCSEIFFDRGPEYGVDGGPATDDDRYVEIWNLVFMQYQIADVRSKYDFEITGELPNKNIDTGMGLERVAFIKQGVDNMYEIDQVRPVLDKAAEVSGRRYGAVHEDDVRMRVIADHVRSALMLITDGVQPSNEGRGYILRRLLRRTVRAMRLLGVEGATFPQLFPASRDAMRDAYPEVGEQYDRIARIAYAEEETFLRTLAQGTTILDVAVDRAKQDGRPAIGGDTAFLLHDTFGFPIDLTMEMAEEAGVHVDRSAFETLMSEQRSRAKADAKSKKTALADLSVYSAFRAAGETVFLGYDALQAESRVLGLIVDGRSVDRAVVGDIAEVVLSETSLYAESGGQDADQGSIVGNGFDLEVLDVQRPVSGLWSHTVQVRSGEVGVGDPATTVVDAEYRRGATQAHSATHLVNAALRDVLGPEALQAGSYNKAGYMRLDFSWSQPVSLETRSEIEEVVNTAIRSDLEVNTRVLPLDEAKALGAQALFGEKYGAEVRMVDIGGPWSRELCGGTHVATSAQVGLVNLVGESSVGSTNRRVEALVGLEGFRELAVERTIVSQLSSALKAQRDDLPGRVQSLLDDLKTAQKRIAEFESANLQQRVPTIARSAERVGSVSVVAQVVDGLSSGDDLRALATGVRGQLGSDAAVVVLGAVVGGKPVVIVATNDAARAAGVQAGPLAKEAAGVLGGGGGGKPDLAQGGGTDASALPAALRAVTDRIAA, encoded by the coding sequence ATGCAGACCGCAGAGATCCGCCGCCGTTGGCTCCAGTTCTTCGGTGACCGCGGCCACACCGTCGTCCCGTCCGCGTCGCTCGTCTCGGACGACCCGTCGCTGCTGTTCACGGTGGCCGGCATGGTGCCGTTCATCCCGTACCTCACCGGGCTCATCCCGGCGCCGTACCCCCGCGCGACGAGCGTCCAGAAGTGCATCCGCACGAACGACATCGACGAGGTCGGCAAGACCCCGCGGCACGGCACGTTCTTCCAGATGAACGGCAACTTCTCGTTCGGCGACTACTTCAAGGAGCAGGCGATCCAGTACGCCTGGGAGTTCCTGACGAACGCGGAGTCCGACGGCGGGCTCGGCTTCTCGGCGGACGACCTCTGGGTCACCGTCTACGAGGAGGACGACGAGGCGATCGCGTTCTGGAAGCGCCACTCGTCGCTGCCGGACGACCGCATCCAGAAGCTCGGTAAGGACACCAACTACTGGTCGACCGGCCAGCCCGGTCCGGCGGGACCCTGCTCCGAGATCTTCTTCGACCGCGGTCCGGAGTACGGCGTCGACGGCGGTCCCGCGACCGACGACGACCGCTACGTCGAGATCTGGAACCTCGTCTTCATGCAGTACCAGATCGCCGACGTGCGGTCGAAGTACGACTTCGAGATCACCGGCGAGCTGCCGAACAAGAACATCGACACCGGCATGGGGCTCGAGCGCGTCGCCTTCATCAAGCAGGGCGTCGACAACATGTACGAGATCGACCAGGTCCGCCCGGTCCTCGACAAGGCGGCCGAGGTCTCCGGTCGACGCTACGGCGCCGTGCACGAGGACGACGTCCGGATGCGCGTCATCGCCGACCACGTCCGGTCCGCCCTGATGCTCATCACCGACGGCGTCCAGCCGTCGAACGAGGGCCGCGGCTACATCCTCCGTCGCCTGCTCCGCCGCACGGTCCGCGCCATGCGCCTGCTCGGCGTCGAGGGTGCCACCTTCCCGCAGCTCTTCCCGGCCTCCCGCGACGCCATGCGCGACGCCTACCCGGAGGTCGGCGAGCAGTACGACCGGATCGCCCGCATCGCCTACGCGGAGGAGGAGACCTTCCTCCGCACGCTCGCGCAGGGCACGACGATCCTCGACGTCGCGGTCGACCGCGCGAAGCAGGACGGTCGCCCGGCGATCGGTGGCGACACCGCGTTCCTGCTGCACGACACCTTCGGCTTCCCGATCGACCTGACGATGGAGATGGCGGAGGAGGCCGGCGTGCACGTCGATCGCTCGGCCTTCGAGACGCTCATGTCGGAGCAGCGGTCCCGCGCCAAGGCGGACGCGAAGAGCAAGAAGACCGCGCTCGCGGACCTCAGCGTCTACAGCGCCTTCCGCGCCGCCGGCGAGACCGTGTTCCTCGGCTACGACGCCCTCCAGGCCGAGAGCCGCGTGCTCGGCCTGATCGTCGACGGTCGCAGCGTCGACCGCGCCGTCGTCGGTGACATCGCCGAGGTCGTCCTCAGCGAGACGTCGCTCTACGCCGAGTCCGGTGGACAGGACGCCGACCAGGGCTCGATCGTCGGCAACGGCTTCGACCTCGAGGTCCTCGACGTGCAGCGTCCGGTGTCCGGTCTGTGGAGCCACACCGTGCAGGTGCGCTCCGGCGAGGTCGGCGTCGGCGACCCGGCGACGACGGTCGTCGACGCCGAGTACCGCCGTGGTGCCACCCAGGCGCACTCCGCGACGCACCTGGTCAACGCCGCGCTCCGCGACGTCCTCGGGCCGGAGGCGCTCCAGGCGGGGTCGTACAACAAGGCCGGCTACATGCGCCTCGACTTCTCCTGGAGCCAGCCGGTGTCGCTCGAGACCCGCTCCGAGATCGAGGAGGTCGTGAACACCGCGATCCGCTCCGACCTCGAGGTGAACACGCGTGTGCTGCCCCTCGACGAGGCGAAGGCGCTCGGCGCGCAGGCCCTGTTCGGCGAGAAGTACGGCGCCGAGGTCCGGATGGTCGACATCGGCGGTCCGTGGTCCCGCGAGCTCTGCGGTGGCACGCACGTGGCCACGAGCGCGCAGGTCGGGCTCGTCAACCTGGTGGGGGAGTCGAGCGTCGGCTCGACCAACCGCCGCGTCGAGGCGCTCGTCGGGCTCGAGGGCTTCCGCGAGCTCGCCGTCGAGCGGACCATCGTCTCGCAGCTCTCCAGCGCCCTGAAGGCCCAGCGCGACGACCTCCCGGGTCGCGTGCAGTCGCTGCTCGACGACCTGAAGACCGCCCAGAAGCGGATCGCGGAGTTCGAGTCCGCGAACCTGCAGCAGCGCGTCCCGACGATCGCCCGGTCCGCCGAGCGCGTCGGCAGCGTGTCGGTCGTGGCGCAGGTCGTGGACGGTCTCTCCTCCGGGGACGACCTCCGTGCCCTGGCGACCGGTGTCCGCGGCCAGCTCGGCTCGGACGCCGCCGTGGTCGTCCTCGGCGCGGTCGTCGGCGGCAAGCCCGTCGTCATCGTCGCGACGAACGACGCGGCCCGTGCGGCCGGTGTCCAGGCGGGTCCGCTCGCCAAGGAGGCCGCCGGTGTGCTCGGTGGCGGCGGTGGCGGCAAGCCGGACCTCGCGCAGGGCGGTGGCACCGACGCGTCGGCGCTGCCCGCCGCGCTCCGCGCCGTGACCGACCGCATCGCGGCCTGA
- the rpsD gene encoding 30S ribosomal protein S4: protein MSTKSRTRSKTRLSRALGIPLTPKAARYLEKRPYGPGEHGRTRRRADSDYAVRLREKQRLRAQYGIREKQLRIVFEEARKSAGLTGENLVELLETRLDALVLRAGFARTTAQARQLIVHRHILVDGKLVDRPSFRVKEGQLIHVKQRSESLEPFQVAAAGGHQEVLPKVPGYLEVEIDKLQARLARRPKRAEVPVTCEVQLVVEYYAAR, encoded by the coding sequence GTGTCTACCAAGTCACGCACCCGCAGCAAGACCCGCCTCTCGCGCGCGCTCGGCATCCCGCTGACGCCGAAGGCGGCCCGGTACCTCGAGAAGCGCCCCTACGGGCCCGGTGAGCACGGCCGTACGCGCCGTCGTGCGGACAGCGACTACGCCGTCCGCCTCCGTGAGAAGCAGCGTCTGCGCGCCCAGTACGGCATCCGCGAGAAGCAGCTCCGCATCGTCTTCGAAGAAGCCCGCAAGTCCGCCGGTCTGACCGGTGAGAACCTCGTCGAGCTCCTCGAGACGCGTCTGGACGCCCTCGTGCTCCGTGCCGGCTTCGCCCGCACCACCGCGCAGGCCCGCCAGCTCATCGTGCACCGTCACATCCTCGTCGACGGCAAGCTCGTCGACCGCCCCTCCTTCCGCGTCAAGGAGGGCCAGCTGATCCACGTCAAGCAGCGCTCCGAGTCGCTCGAGCCCTTCCAGGTCGCCGCTGCCGGTGGCCACCAGGAAGTCCTCCCGAAGGTCCCGGGCTACCTCGAGGTCGAGATCGACAAGCTCCAGGCCCGCCTGGCCCGTCGTCCGAAGCGCGCCGAGGTCCCCGTGACCTGTGAAGTGCAGCTCGTCGTCGAGTACTACGCAGCCCGCTGA
- a CDS encoding shikimate kinase: MGAGKSSVGKRVAKALGVPFTDTDRVVVREHGPIPRLFAERGEPVFRELEAEAVRRALAAGGVVSLGGGAVLHPATRAALADAHVVLLTVTAEAVAGRIAGSDRPLIASGGIAAWQAILDERLPVYTELADVVLDTSRRPMSRVADDVVAWVRAAAARPDAATSAPADAVGTSTPTTSDEGAP; this comes from the coding sequence ATGGGCGCGGGGAAGTCGAGCGTCGGCAAGCGGGTCGCGAAGGCCCTCGGCGTGCCGTTCACAGACACCGACCGCGTTGTCGTCCGCGAGCACGGGCCGATCCCGCGGCTGTTCGCGGAACGCGGCGAACCCGTGTTCCGCGAGCTCGAGGCCGAGGCGGTCCGTCGCGCCCTGGCGGCGGGCGGCGTCGTGTCGCTCGGCGGGGGAGCGGTGCTGCACCCGGCGACCCGTGCGGCGCTGGCCGACGCCCACGTCGTGCTCCTGACCGTCACGGCCGAGGCGGTCGCGGGGCGGATCGCCGGCAGCGACCGACCACTCATCGCGTCGGGCGGGATCGCGGCCTGGCAGGCGATCCTCGACGAGCGCCTGCCGGTGTACACCGAGCTGGCGGACGTCGTGCTGGACACCTCGCGGCGGCCGATGTCCCGCGTCGCGGACGACGTCGTCGCCTGGGTCCGCGCTGCCGCCGCACGCCCGGACGCCGCCACGAGCGCACCCGCCGACGCCGTCGGCACCAGCACCCCCACCACCTCCGACGAAGGAGCACCGTGA
- the ruvX gene encoding Holliday junction resolvase RuvX — MRSGRRLGIDVGRARIGVAVCDRDGLLATPVETVRRDDSADLRRILAIADEYDVLEVVVGLPLSMSGGDTASTTDARAFAARIAAHRPVRLVDERLSTVTAQRGLQQAGRNTKKSRAVIDQAAAVIILQHALDHERASGAPPGAELP, encoded by the coding sequence ATCCGGTCCGGGCGGCGGCTCGGCATCGACGTCGGCCGCGCCCGGATCGGCGTGGCGGTGTGCGACCGCGACGGATTGCTCGCGACTCCGGTCGAGACGGTCCGTCGGGACGACTCGGCGGACCTCCGGCGGATCCTGGCGATCGCCGACGAGTACGACGTGCTCGAGGTGGTCGTCGGCCTGCCGCTGTCGATGTCGGGCGGCGACACCGCGTCGACGACGGACGCCCGGGCCTTCGCGGCCCGGATCGCGGCGCACCGCCCGGTCCGGCTGGTCGACGAACGACTGTCGACCGTGACGGCGCAGCGCGGGCTGCAGCAGGCGGGTCGGAACACGAAGAAGTCCCGGGCCGTGATCGACCAAGCGGCCGCTGTTATCATTCTGCAACATGCGCTCGACCACGAGCGCGCATCCGGCGCCCCACCCGGGGCCGAACTCCCCTGA
- the aroC gene encoding chorismate synthase, which yields MLRWLTAGESHGPELIAMMEGLPAGVPVSYESIRADLARRKLGYGRGSRMKFEQDELHLSGGVRHGFSMGSPIAIRIGNTEWPKWVEVMNPEPVEQTDASRGRGAPLTRPRPGHADLVGMQKYGFDEARPILERASARETAARVALGAVAKAFLAELGMTSVAHTLQVGTVRVPDDAALPVPEDVDRLDDDQLRCADAVTSARMVTEVEAAKKDGDTLGGIVEVLFYGVPPGLGSHVQWDRRLDARLAAAIMGIQAIKGVEVGDGFATAARRGSAAHDELERADGEIVRTSDRAGGTEGGMSTGTVLRVRAAMKPIATVPHALRTVDVATGEDASAHHQRSDVCAVPASGVVAEAMVALVLADAVLEKFGGDSVTETKRNLDAYLAAIPETLRTRRADTVAQTPAW from the coding sequence ATGCTTCGTTGGTTGACCGCTGGTGAGTCCCACGGACCCGAACTGATCGCCATGATGGAAGGCCTCCCGGCCGGCGTCCCGGTGTCGTACGAGTCCATCCGCGCCGACCTCGCGCGCCGCAAGCTCGGCTACGGCCGGGGCTCGCGCATGAAGTTCGAGCAGGACGAGCTGCACCTGTCCGGCGGCGTCCGGCACGGCTTCTCGATGGGCAGCCCGATCGCGATCCGCATCGGCAACACGGAGTGGCCGAAGTGGGTCGAGGTGATGAACCCCGAGCCCGTCGAGCAGACCGACGCATCGCGCGGCCGCGGGGCACCGCTCACCCGTCCGCGGCCCGGGCACGCCGACCTGGTCGGGATGCAGAAGTACGGGTTCGACGAGGCCCGCCCGATCCTCGAGCGCGCATCTGCCCGTGAGACCGCCGCCCGCGTCGCCCTTGGTGCCGTCGCGAAGGCGTTCCTCGCCGAGCTCGGCATGACGTCGGTGGCGCACACGCTGCAGGTCGGCACGGTCCGCGTCCCGGACGACGCGGCCCTGCCCGTCCCCGAGGACGTCGACCGGCTCGACGACGACCAGCTCCGCTGCGCCGACGCCGTCACCTCCGCCCGCATGGTGACCGAGGTCGAGGCCGCGAAGAAGGACGGCGACACGCTCGGCGGCATCGTCGAGGTGCTCTTCTACGGTGTCCCGCCGGGGCTCGGTTCCCACGTGCAGTGGGACCGTCGTCTCGACGCCCGCCTCGCCGCGGCGATCATGGGCATCCAGGCCATCAAGGGCGTCGAGGTCGGCGACGGCTTCGCGACCGCAGCCCGTCGGGGCTCCGCCGCACACGACGAGCTCGAGCGCGCCGACGGCGAGATCGTGCGCACGTCCGACCGCGCCGGCGGCACCGAGGGCGGCATGTCCACGGGCACGGTCCTCCGGGTGCGCGCCGCGATGAAGCCGATCGCCACGGTGCCGCACGCGCTCCGCACCGTCGACGTGGCCACCGGCGAGGACGCCAGCGCGCACCACCAGCGCTCCGACGTCTGCGCCGTGCCGGCATCGGGCGTCGTGGCCGAGGCCATGGTCGCGCTCGTGCTCGCCGACGCCGTGCTCGAGAAGTTCGGCGGCGACAGCGTCACCGAGACCAAGCGGAACCTTGACGCCTACCTCGCCGCCATCCCGGAGACCCTCCGCACCCGGCGGGCCGACACGGTCGCGCAGACCCCGGCCTGGTGA
- the aroB gene encoding 3-dehydroquinate synthase translates to MTESILPEGTTEIRVGGDDGYVVAVGNGLLASVPGLLGPRVAKVLIVHAPTLGARAEELRQLLVDAGLEALIAEVPDAEAGKRIEVASFCWQVMGQSDFTRTDAVIGLGGGAVTDLAGFVAATWLRGVAYLSVPTTVLGMVDASVGGKTGINTNEGKNLVGVFSAPRAVVADLDLLRTLPRNEVLAGFAEIVKAGFIAVPEILDVIEADVDRVTDPTTPEFRRVVELAIELKAQVVSDDFTEQGRREILNYGHTLGHAIEHAERYQWRHGAAVAVGMVFAAELARLTGHLDDATVDRHRAVLDSLSLPTTYPLGRWQSLLATMRRDKKARAGMLRFVILDGVGKPVTLEGPEDHLLFTAYQEVGA, encoded by the coding sequence GTGACCGAGTCGATCCTGCCCGAGGGCACCACCGAGATCCGTGTCGGCGGCGACGACGGGTACGTCGTCGCGGTCGGGAACGGCCTGCTCGCGTCGGTGCCCGGCCTGCTCGGCCCCCGCGTCGCGAAGGTCCTCATCGTGCACGCCCCGACGCTCGGTGCCCGTGCCGAGGAGCTCCGGCAGCTGCTCGTCGACGCCGGTCTCGAGGCACTCATCGCCGAGGTCCCCGACGCCGAGGCCGGCAAGCGCATCGAGGTGGCCTCGTTCTGCTGGCAGGTGATGGGCCAGTCCGACTTCACCCGCACGGACGCCGTGATCGGCCTGGGCGGCGGTGCGGTCACCGATCTCGCCGGGTTCGTCGCCGCGACGTGGCTCCGCGGGGTCGCGTACCTGTCCGTCCCCACCACCGTGCTCGGGATGGTGGACGCGAGCGTCGGCGGCAAGACCGGGATCAACACGAACGAGGGCAAGAACCTGGTCGGGGTGTTCTCGGCGCCGCGCGCAGTGGTCGCCGACCTCGACCTGCTGCGGACGTTGCCCCGCAACGAGGTCCTGGCCGGGTTCGCCGAGATCGTCAAGGCGGGCTTCATCGCCGTGCCCGAGATCCTCGACGTCATCGAGGCCGACGTCGACCGCGTCACGGACCCGACCACGCCGGAGTTCCGTCGCGTGGTCGAGCTCGCGATCGAGCTCAAGGCGCAGGTCGTGTCCGACGACTTCACGGAGCAGGGCCGCCGCGAGATCCTCAACTACGGCCACACGCTCGGGCACGCGATCGAGCACGCCGAGCGGTACCAGTGGCGCCACGGCGCGGCGGTCGCGGTCGGGATGGTCTTCGCGGCCGAGCTCGCGCGCCTGACCGGGCACCTGGACGACGCCACGGTGGACCGGCACCGCGCGGTCCTCGACTCGCTGTCGCTGCCGACGACGTACCCGCTCGGGCGGTGGCAGAGCCTGCTCGCCACCATGCGCCGGGACAAGAAGGCGCGCGCCGGCATGCTGCGGTTCGTCATCCTCGACGGGGTCGGCAAGCCGGTCACGCTCGAGGGCCCGGAGGACCACCTCCTGTTCACCGCCTACCAGGAGGTCGGCGCGTGA
- the mltG gene encoding endolytic transglycosylase MltG, translating into MADDLDWNAIIATGNDAERRARTEDRTRGDGRDGGQPPLSRRAARAARERQAAEAAPETTGPPTEQVGDAAGRPGPRPSVASAPTVGDDHPDVHALLGGSLHSGPVPDGAARRGEADPAGDDAPVRRRGTWQGVDAADEVDGDTRTEPVDAAAGAGDGVPGGHDREDDGGHGGGGGRGGRGGRGGRGGRGGASRPPRGERPPRRKGPLIAGIVIVAIVLAGAGGAYAFAAPKVKAVMSAISGAQETDDYTGDGTAKVTITIKDGDIGEDVAATLQRSGVVKTSKAFYQLLLASPQVQFQPGSYALKKKMSSKAALSALQDKANRVEDPSLVIPEGTALQDIEAGMVSKAGLSKAEVEAAAKDVSAYGLPSGVTTLEGWLFPATYPIKTDWTAKQYFQSMVDTMKQRLEKAGVAEADQERVVVFASLVQKEAGLAADYPKVARVFQNRLDDGMLLQSDATVAYGTGNTHRVTTTDAERADASNPYNTYQHEGLPPAPISNPGDLAINAVTNMATGSWHYFVTVNLDTGETVFSDTLAQHEQAVQQFQAWLRAHPEYQ; encoded by the coding sequence TTGGCAGACGATCTGGACTGGAACGCGATCATCGCGACCGGCAACGACGCCGAGCGCCGAGCGCGCACCGAGGACCGCACCCGCGGCGACGGCCGGGACGGTGGCCAGCCGCCGCTCTCGCGTCGCGCCGCACGTGCCGCCCGGGAACGGCAGGCGGCGGAGGCCGCGCCCGAGACGACGGGCCCCCCGACCGAGCAGGTCGGCGACGCCGCCGGGAGGCCCGGCCCACGACCGAGCGTCGCCTCGGCCCCGACGGTCGGTGACGACCACCCCGACGTGCACGCGCTGCTCGGCGGCTCGCTGCACAGCGGGCCGGTGCCCGACGGCGCGGCGAGGCGTGGCGAGGCGGACCCCGCGGGCGACGACGCGCCGGTCCGGCGACGCGGGACCTGGCAGGGAGTCGACGCAGCCGACGAGGTCGACGGCGACACGCGGACCGAGCCGGTCGATGCCGCCGCCGGAGCGGGCGACGGTGTCCCCGGCGGTCACGACCGCGAGGACGACGGCGGACACGGCGGTGGTGGCGGACGTGGCGGACGTGGCGGACGTGGCGGACGTGGCGGACGTGGGGGAGCCTCCCGGCCGCCCCGCGGCGAGCGACCGCCGCGGCGCAAGGGTCCGCTCATCGCGGGGATCGTCATCGTCGCGATCGTCCTGGCGGGAGCCGGCGGCGCCTACGCGTTCGCGGCCCCGAAGGTGAAGGCGGTGATGAGCGCCATCTCGGGCGCGCAGGAGACCGACGACTACACCGGCGACGGCACCGCGAAGGTGACCATCACGATCAAGGACGGCGACATCGGCGAGGACGTCGCCGCCACCCTGCAGCGCAGCGGCGTGGTGAAGACCTCGAAGGCGTTCTACCAGCTGCTGCTCGCGTCGCCGCAGGTCCAGTTCCAGCCGGGCTCGTACGCGCTCAAGAAGAAGATGAGCTCGAAGGCTGCCCTGTCGGCGCTGCAGGACAAGGCGAACCGCGTGGAGGACCCCTCCCTGGTCATCCCGGAGGGCACGGCCCTGCAGGACATCGAGGCCGGCATGGTGTCGAAGGCGGGCCTGAGCAAGGCCGAGGTCGAGGCCGCGGCGAAGGACGTGTCGGCGTACGGACTCCCGTCGGGCGTCACGACGCTCGAGGGCTGGCTGTTCCCCGCGACCTACCCGATCAAGACCGACTGGACCGCGAAGCAGTACTTCCAGTCGATGGTCGACACGATGAAGCAGCGCCTCGAGAAGGCCGGCGTGGCCGAGGCCGACCAGGAGCGCGTCGTGGTGTTCGCCTCGCTCGTGCAGAAGGAGGCCGGTCTCGCGGCCGACTACCCGAAGGTCGCCCGGGTGTTCCAGAACCGGCTCGACGACGGGATGCTCCTGCAGTCCGATGCGACGGTCGCGTACGGAACCGGCAACACGCACCGCGTGACGACGACCGACGCCGAGCGTGCGGACGCGTCGAACCCGTACAACACCTACCAGCACGAGGGCCTGCCCCCGGCGCCGATCTCCAACCCGGGCGACCTCGCGATCAACGCGGTCACCAACATGGCGACCGGCAGCTGGCACTACTTCGTGACGGTGAACCTCGACACCGGGGAGACCGTGTTCTCGGACACGCTCGCCCAGCACGAACAGGCCGTCCAGCAGTTCCAGGCCTGGCTCCGCGCGCACCCCGAGTACCAGTAG
- a CDS encoding replication-associated recombination protein A, whose translation MASDRSGMNAPTTGGRTGLAQGSVPLAVRMRPTSLDEVAGQQHLLGRGSPLVQLATGTRESPGGVSVILWGPPGTGKTTLAQAIARQSGREFVELSAVTAGVKDVREVMEKALAHRDLYGSTTVLFLDEIHRFSKAQQDALLPGVENGWVILIAATTENPSFSVISPLLSRSLLLTLKPLTDTDLGMLVDRAVEDARGLRGTVVLGDEARAAIVRLASGDARRALTALEAAAASAVAAQDDDEREDGTVPVVDAETVAAAVDRALLRYDRAGDEHYDVISAFIKSVRGSDVDAALHYLARMIEAGEDPRFIARRIIISASEDIGMADPQALPIAVAAAQAVQLIGMPEGRIPLAEAVVYLATAPKSNAAYNGVNQAVADVKAGRMGVVPNHLRDAHYAGAKRLGHGKGYVYSHDAEHGVATQQYLPDALDGTEYYTPTGNGFEREIGPRLDRLRGIIRGD comes from the coding sequence ATGGCTTCCGACCGGTCCGGCATGAACGCGCCCACGACGGGTGGGCGGACCGGGCTCGCGCAGGGGTCGGTCCCGCTCGCGGTCCGGATGCGCCCGACCAGCCTCGACGAGGTGGCGGGCCAGCAGCACCTCCTCGGTCGCGGGTCGCCGCTCGTCCAGCTGGCGACCGGTACCCGCGAGAGCCCGGGCGGCGTCTCCGTCATCCTCTGGGGACCGCCCGGCACCGGCAAGACGACCCTCGCGCAGGCCATCGCCCGACAGTCCGGCCGCGAGTTCGTCGAGCTCTCCGCCGTGACCGCGGGCGTCAAGGACGTGCGCGAGGTCATGGAGAAGGCACTCGCGCACCGCGACCTGTACGGCTCGACGACGGTCCTGTTCCTCGACGAGATCCACCGCTTCAGCAAGGCGCAGCAGGACGCCCTCCTGCCCGGCGTCGAGAACGGCTGGGTCATCCTCATCGCCGCGACGACCGAGAACCCGTCGTTCTCCGTGATCTCCCCGCTGCTGTCCCGGTCGCTCCTGCTCACGCTGAAACCGCTCACCGACACCGACCTCGGCATGCTCGTCGACCGCGCGGTCGAGGACGCCCGCGGCCTCCGTGGCACCGTGGTCCTGGGAGACGAGGCCCGAGCGGCGATCGTGCGGCTCGCCTCGGGCGACGCCCGCCGTGCCCTCACCGCGCTCGAGGCCGCCGCCGCGTCGGCCGTCGCGGCGCAGGACGACGACGAGCGCGAGGACGGCACCGTGCCCGTCGTCGACGCCGAGACCGTCGCCGCGGCGGTCGACCGCGCGCTGCTCCGGTACGACCGGGCGGGCGACGAGCACTACGACGTCATCAGCGCGTTCATCAAGTCGGTGCGCGGGAGCGACGTCGACGCGGCGCTGCACTACCTCGCCCGGATGATCGAGGCCGGCGAGGACCCGCGCTTCATCGCCCGCCGGATCATCATCTCGGCGTCCGAGGACATCGGCATGGCGGACCCGCAGGCGCTGCCCATCGCGGTGGCCGCCGCGCAGGCCGTGCAGCTCATCGGCATGCCCGAGGGACGGATCCCGCTCGCCGAGGCCGTCGTGTACCTGGCCACCGCCCCGAAGTCGAACGCGGCGTACAACGGCGTGAACCAGGCGGTGGCAGACGTCAAGGCCGGGCGGATGGGCGTCGTACCGAACCACCTGCGGGACGCGCACTACGCCGGGGCGAAGCGGCTCGGGCACGGCAAGGGCTACGTCTACTCGCACGACGCCGAGCACGGGGTCGCGACCCAGCAGTACCTGCCGGACGCCCTGGACGGCACCGAGTACTACACGCCGACCGGCAACGGGTTCGAGCGGGAGATCGGTCCCCGCCTCGACCGGCTCCGCGGGATCATCCGCGGCGACTGA